The Leptospiraceae bacterium genome includes the window AAATTAAGCACAGTGTCAACTATTTTGTCGGATATCCGACAAAATAGAATTCTTTCTATAAAAATTTCTTATACTAATTCTCGATAGTCGGATGTCCGACAATTAAAAAAGATTATCTCTTTTAGGGAAAAATAATAAAATTTTGCAAAATTCCCTTTTTTTTATAAAATTAGATAAAATATTGAAGTTTCTTACGCTTTACCGTGAATAGAAAAAACAGGGGCTACAAAATAAAATTATGGAAATTATAGCAATCACAAATCAAAAAGGAGGCGAAGGAAAAACTACAACATCTTTAAACCTCTCAGAAGGTCTTGCCAGACGAGGACTGAAAACGCTTTTGGTTGATATAGACCCTCAGGCGAATTCCAGCGGGATCTACCTGTCACCTGAAAAATTAGAGAAATCTATGTACAACGTCTTCAACTCTTCTCTAAAACTAAAAGATATTATAGTTCCAACTTCCAGAAAAAATCTTTTCTTAGCTCCTTCCAAACAAAACCTCGCAGAGATGGAAGTAGTCAGCAATAATAGCGTAGAAGCCCCTTACATTTTAAGAGATGCGCTTCAGACCATCCCTGATTTTGAATTCATCGTAATAGACTGCCCTCCGAGCCTGTCCATTTTCACCATCAACGCCTTGGTGGCCTCCAAACATATTATCATCCCTCTTCAAGCCGAAAAATTTTCAGTTGATGGGATTCTTGGATTGCAACAAACTATAAACAGCATCAAAAAAAGAATCAACCCAGACTTAGGTGTATTAGGGGCACTGATCACCCAGCTAAAACCACAGACATTACTGACTAAAACTATACTGCCTGTATTGGACAAATACTTCAAAATTTTTGAGCATTCCATTAGCGATGGGGTTGCAGTGGGCGAAAGTCATCTTGCTAAAAAGTCAATCTATGACTACAATAAATCGAGCAGACAAGCTCAGGAATACGAAGGCTTTATTGAGGAGATTTTGCATGAGCTCAAAAAGTAAGCGATTAGGTAGCCTCGCAGATGTTTTCCAAGCAGAAAATCTGGAAGGAACAGTCCGAAAAATCAAGATAGATAAAATCCATCCAGCAGAAAATCAACCAAGACAAGAAAGACAAAAGGGAATCGGAGAATTAGCAGAAAGCCTAAAACAAGACGGGCTACTCCAACCCATAGTTGTGACAAAAAAAATATCAGACGAATTTTATACCATCATTGCAGGAGAAAGGCGGTACCACGCTGCAAAACTACTTGGGTGGAGCGAGATAGAATGCAAAATCTTGGATAGAGACAAAAAAGAAACCTACAGAATTGCGATCATCGAAAACCTTCAAAGAGAGAACCTCTCTCCTTATGAAGAAATCGAAGCGATTAGCTATTTAAAAAAACAATATCTTTACACAGATCAAGAGCTAGGAGGAATTTTCGGAAAAAGCCGAAACTATATGACAGAAATACTCAGCATCTCTTCTCTAAGCCCGGAAGAAATCAAGATCTGCAAGGACTTGAAAATAGACAATAAAAATCTATTAATTCAAGCAGTGCTTTCTTCAAAAAAAGGGGTGTTCCATGAATTCATCCAGATGTTTTCTAATGGTCAAATTTCAACCGTAAAAGAAGCAAAAAATTTTAACAAAGAAAAAAAGATACAAAATCCTATTTTAAAAAATACAAATTATGATATCACTAAAAAAGAAAATACGATTATCATAAAATCCGACGACAAAGAATCCCTTAACGAAATATATAAGTTTGTCAAAAAAGAATTAGCCAAAAATTATCCGTAAATTTTTCACCAATAATAACTCTAAAGCAGGTTTGCACCTATAGTAAATAGCGATCTCCCTTGGTTTTTTAAGCGTATTTATTTCCAAGATTGACTTTTTACAAGTGTGGCATTTAAAAAAACACACTACAACTAAAAAAAAATTAAACTATTCAAAAATTTACTACTTATTTGTAAAGATTGATATTTGTAAAAAATATTAATCCAATCCATTTTTTCAATCAACCTATCCACAATGATTATAAATCTACTTTGAATAAGGTTATAGCCATAGAAGTACGAAAAAAATTCGCTACAATTCTTGACAAAACAAGTGCAAGGTCTATAATGTGACATAATTTAGTAAACGAAGATTAAGTACTAAAAAGAAGAATTAATAAAAAAATAGAAAAAAAATATCCTCCACTGGCGGCAACCAATGGAGGCGGGTTTCCCCGAAGGAATGTTGTTGGATGAGACATAATAAAACTTATGTCAAAAAATGTCAACTCCTTTAGATTTTTTTTGCTTAAAATTAATTACTGGAGGAGAAATGACAGAAGGTCATTCCTATATAAAATTAATGTCGGACATAATAGATTCCGGCACTTGGGGCGAATTATCTTCTGCCGCAAGGTCACTATACCCTGTTCTGCTTAAATTTAGTGACCAAAATTTTAAACCAGTTTGGCCAAACACTGAAACTCTTATGAGACTAACTGGCTTTAAATCAAAAAAATCAATAATAGAAGGAAAGCGCGATTTAGCCCAAAAAGGACTCATCCAATTTAAATCAGGAACGGGACACAGCAGTTCAAAATATTTCTTTTCTTTTGCTTACAAAAACTCCAAAATCGAACCTCAGGGGTGGAAAAATGGATACCCCGGAGGTGGAGGGGGGTCCGCCTCAGAGGCGGAAAAAGAAATCTCCATGGAGTCCCCAGGAAGAAACCCGAACAACATAAATATAACCATAACTAATAACCAGAAAGTACCCTATTTAAAAGAAAAAAATAGCGAGAACAAGCTTTCAGCAAATTCACTAATAGATGAATTTGGATCTCAAATATTTGCAATAGCAACTGAAAAAGCACAGGCAAAAGGATTAGAAAAAAATTATGCATATATCCAAGCCATCTGCAAATCCGAATTGGAGAAATCGCTTAAATTTAATCAAACAAAAAAAGAAGAATCCCCTCAACCTATTATAGCTCCTTCTTGGGAGGGCTTTTTAGAATGGGCTAAAAAATATTTACCAAATTCTTCCATAAACTATTTTAGAAATTTAGATATTCATTTTGAGGGTAGAACTATATTTATAAAAGGCGAAGTGCCTGTTTTTCAAAAACAAATATTATATAAATTTTTTACTGAAGAAGTTACTCCTTCTATATTAGTAGTATTTTCGGATAGTTTTGAAAAAAAAGAAAATCGCTTGGAATATTTTCGATAAAAATAAAGGAATAAAAAATGCCAGACACATCCATAAGAATCAGTCATTCTCAATTACAAAAAATTCAAAAAATTACCGCAAAGGGCAAATACAAATTGCACGAGGGTGTTTTAGAGAGCTACATTGAAGATTCGGAAAATCCCGACAACTCTGTAGTTATTTTTAATTTTTCAGAAGAGGTTTATTTTAACTCTATTCAATTTTCAATCACTGAAAACGACAAAAAATACTCTCCCCATTTTTTCCGATTTGAAATTTCAAAAGACGGAATAGTATGGGAGCCTATTATCCAAGAAGTTGATTTTAGGAAAAATGCAAAATCCAATAATATTTGGACATTTTCTTTAGTTAGTGCAAATTACATAAAGTTTATCTCAAAATTAAATTTAAGCTCTGAAGAAAAAAAGTATAAAATTAGTTTTTCTAATTTAAAAATCATGATTTCTGGAGCAGTAAAATTAACTGCAAGCTCCGAAAATGACAGACTATGGGTAAAAGAAAATTTAATTGACGGAAGAAAAGATTATGGTTGGTCATCTAAGGAAAAAGATTCACCGGGTGAAGAAAGTTTTACATTAGACTTAGGATCGGTAAATAAAATTAATGAACTCCGCTTATTAACAAGAAATTCAACAGAAACTAACTTCCCGGAACATTTCTCTCTATTTTATAGTGAAGATGATTTGTCTTGGTTTCAACTTATGGAAGAGCCAAAATTTTTCTCAGAACCCGGTATGTGGTACAGATGGCGATTTCTTCCTGTGAATTTTCGATTTTTGAAATTCGTTTCTTATGAAGAATTGCGTCATAATAAAAAACAATACGTTAGTCAAGTTGTGGAAATTGAGCTTTATGCCGCTCCTGATTTTATTGACTTGTCTAAAAAAGAAAAAGCAGAACCCCTACCCTATGCATCTATTCTAAGATCTGGCTTAGTTCGCTTTGCGACCGAGGGTGAGGCAAAAAGTGGTGTAGCCGTACAAGCAAGTGACCCAAGACTAAGAGACGCTACAATAGAATTTAAAGGAATCGTAGAGCTTGCCTCTGATGGTGAAGAAAAACCGGGAGTAGTTGTTCAGGGAAATGATAAAAGACTAAAACCAGCAACAGATGAATTTAGAGGATTAGTACGATTTGCGAAGAATGGAGAAACTAGAACCGGAACCGCAGTTCAAGGAGATGACGATAGATTAAAACCGGCAACTACATCTGATTACGGAATTGTAAAACTTGCAGAAGATGGCGAGACCCGATCCGGGGTAGTTGTTCAAGGAAACGACAATCGTTTAAAAAAAGCTACAAAAAAGAATTACGGGTTGGTAGTACTTGCAGATCACGAAGAGTCATCTCCTGAAAAAGTTGTGACCTCTGATGACCCAAGAATCAAAAATGCAAATACAGAAAAAACAGGAATATTGAGATTTGCATCGAATGGAGAAGATTCTTCGTTTGCCGCAGTTCAAGGAAATGACAATCGTTTAAAAAAAGCTACAACTGAAAGTTATGGAATAGTCGAACTTGCCTCTGACGGTGAAGCCAAGCCTGAAAAAGTTGTACAGGGCAACGATAGAAGATTGAAGTTAGCTACGACCAATGAGCCCGGTATCGTACTATTGTCTGAACACGGATCTACTACTTCTAATAAAGTAGTAATTGCCGACGATCCTCGTTTGTGTGATAAAAGAGAGCCTGTTCCCCATACACACGAGTATTCAATGATTGGGCACGATTTTAATTCGCATTCGGGGTTGATTAAGCTAAATGGCAAAGAATCAAACCAACAAAAATCAATCGTGTCACCTTCTATAAATCAAGGAGTTATTTTTGGAAAAAATGAATCAGAGCAAGGGTCAGGGATTGTAGGAGTTGGTGGAGAGGAAGGAGTATTAGGGTTTAGTCCTCACTATGGGGTTAGCGGTTATAGCAATGGAAAAGAAAATTCTGCGGGTGTATTGGGTGTATCACATTTTTCACATGGAGCTATTTTTATTTCTCAAAGAGAGTATGCGTTATTTGCAAACGGCAACGGACTCAAATCAAAAGACATTCAGGGTAGTGGAAAAGCAATCCTTGCAGAAGGTGATTCTCTATTCAAAGGTCTTGTGCAAATTCAAACAAAAAATGGAAATGATTGCATAGCACGATACTTTCCTATTGTAAAAGGAGACGTGATTGCAGAGGGAGATTTACTCGTAACTTCTTCTGAAGAAGGCAGGCTCTCAAAGTCCAAGACTGCCTATTCTACTCGAGTTATAGGAGTGGCGATTCAATCTGAGTCTTTGGTGTTAGGTGAAAAAATTGAAAATTCTATGGCGGTAGGGATGTTTGGAGTTGTTCGATTGAATGTAGATGCATCGGATGGAGAAATTGTGCCCGGAGATATTTTGGTTTCGAGTATAAGTCCGGGTCATGCAGTGAAAGCAGATTTAAACAAAACTAAAATTGGTATGATTGTAGGGAAATCTTTAGGGTATTGCAAAAAAGGAAAATCTACTATTCAAGCCATGGTCAGTATCGGATAAGAAAATGAAAAAAATTTCAGATATATTAAAACAATCCAATACATGTTTATTCTCCTTTGAATTTTTTCCACCTAAGACAAATGAAGGTGAAATAAAATTTTTTCAAACTCTAAAAGAAATATCTAAGCTAAACCCTGCGTTTGTATCGGTTACTTACGGTGCAGGTGGAAGTACGAAAGAAAAAACAATTGAGCTGTCCGAAAAAATCAACAAAGAAAATATGTTTCCGGCGATGTGTCATTTTACTTGTGTGAGTGTAAATTCAGAACAGATTGAAAAAACTTTACACGAAATCAACAGTAAAGGGATTTCTAATTTAATGGCGTTGAGAGGAGACCCGCCTGCTGGGGAAGGTATATTCCAAAAAACAACCGGTGGATTTTCTAATGCAACTGAATTGATTCAGTTTATTAAAGAAAAAAAGTTCAATTTTTCTATAGCAGGAGGGTGTTATCCAGAGAAGCACCCGGAAACAAAAACTATGGAAGAAGAAATTTTTTTCTTATCGAAAAAAGTTGAAGCCGGAGCAGAATTTTTAATTACACAGTTATTTTTTTCTAATCCTGTGTTTGAAAAATATAGAGAACTTGCAATTCGTTCTAATGTAGAAGTTCCAATTATTCCGGGGATTATGCCGATTACGGATTTTAAGCAAATTGAAAGATTTAAAAAAATGACCGGCTGCAATATCCCTGAAAATTTTGTAAGTCGTTTAGAAAAATTCAAGGAGAATCCGGATGATTTTTTAAAAGTAAGTTTAGATTTTACGACTCACCAATGTTTGGAATTAATGAAAAGTGGCGTAAAGGGATTACATTTTTACACACTGAATCAATCCAAAACGAGTTATGAAATCGTAAAAAACTTAACTTAAAGGTTTATATCTCTTGATCTAAGAAAAGTTGCAAGGATTTGTTTTCTTTTGCAACTCCACTTTCAATAGCCTTTCGGTAAAGAGTTTGAACTGCTCCCCTTCCCTTTTCTCCTAAATTTTTTGTAAACTGGTTGACGTATAAATTGATATGTTCGTTTACCACTTCTTCAGAAATACTTTGAGAGTGCTTTAGTATATACTCTTTGGTTTTACTCGGATATTTCCATGCAAATTCTAAACTATTTCTTAAAGCCTTGTCAACTTGGTTTTGAATATTTTTAGATATACTTCTTTTTATAGCAATAGCTCCAAGAGGGATCGGGCAATTGGTTTCTTTTTCCCACCATTCTCCAAGGTCTATTAATTTTTCAAACCCTCTTTTTTCAAAGGTAAATCTTTCTTCATGAATAATTACACCGAGTGAATAGTTCTCCTGTTCCATTTGTGGAATAATTTTATCGTAGCGAATAGGTATGGGAGTAAAATTATTTTTTAAATAAAGTGAAAGAAGAAGATTGGCAGTAGTGTTTAGACCCGGAACTAAAATGGATTGACCAACTGGATCAAGAGTTGAGCTATCTTTTTTTTTAATTAGTATCGGTCCACAATTTTGACCTAAGGCAGAGCCGGTATTTAAGAGTATATATTTATCCATTACTTGAAAATATTTTGCAAAAGAAAGTTTTGTAATATCGTATTTGGCTATTTCTGCACTTTTGTTCAGCTCTTCTACGTCGTGCAGCTCTTCTATAAATTTTAAAAAATCGGATTGCAATTCATGGATTAAATGAAAAAATAAAAATGTATCGTTTGGACAGGGTGAATAGGCAAGAGTAAGTTTTTGTTGCATAACCTTTTTTTGTGTTTAGCTTTTTAGTAGTCAAATACTTTACATTGAACACGATGATTTTTACAGAACAAAAATTCAAGTAAAGGAGAAAGTATGTGCACCTCTGTAATCTATCGTGATCTTGAAAACCAAAGTATTTTTTTAGGGTTCAACAGAGACGAATCTGTAAAAAGAAAGAAAGCGATCTCTCCTTCGATTGAAAAAATAAATGATGTAGAAGTTCTCTGCCCAAAAGACGGCGATTACGGTGGGACTTGGATCGGGGTGAATTCAACTGGAGAAATATTTGCGATATTGAATTTTTATGAAGCGCAGTTGAAGATTCTCAGAAACCCTGTTAGTCGAGGATTACTCCTTCGCTCTGTACTCTTCAAGGAGATTGCGTTAGACGGTATAGATGCTCAGGGTCTCGTAAAATACTATCCTTTCAGAATTATAAAAATTAATTATTCAACTGTAATGCTTTTTGAATGGAATGGAGAATCTATACACACTCAAGAGGATGCCGGCAAGTGGCAAGTTTTTGGCAGCTCATTTACCCTTGGGAAAAAAGCAGAAATTGAAAGGAGAAGATTATTTGAAGAAAAATTTCTCCCGGACATAAAAAATTTTCAAGATATGGAAAATACGTCTATTCGATTTTTAACCAGCCATATTCCTGAAGCCGGAGCACTCTCCCCTTGCATGCACAGAAGAGAAGCAAGAACTGTGTCTCAAACTTTGATCACCCTAAGAAAAAATGTAGTTTCTATGAAGTACAAAAATTCCCCTCCTTGTGAAACAGAAGAGTTTGAAAATTTTTCTATGCCGATTGTTGGGCACTAACGCCTTCTTCTAAATTGTGAGTTTATTTTCTAATAGAGCATTTTGCACACGCCTCAGAATAGGAGGAAAGTTTTCTATTCTGCATTGATTTTGGTTTAAACAAAAGAAAAAATACGCTCTTTAAAGTAGGAAAGATTAGATACAATATAGCCAAACTTACAACGAAATAAATAATTTTGTCTTGAAATTCTATATTCATTTTGAAGCCTCTTTCATTTTTTTGTATAACGGAAAAGTAAGCAACACCACTAAAACTTCTAACCCACCAAAGAAGGTAGATAAAAATCCAAAATTGTGTTCCGAGGAAATATTCGTGTTCAAATAATTTTCTAAAAATACAGAAACAAGAGGTCCAAGCATAAACCCAATCGACCCTACTCCCGTAAATCCTGACATCACACTTGCGTTGTAACCTTTCGGTGCCATAAGCGAGGCAGACATCATAGAAGGTACAAACATGACTCCGGCTCCTATGCCACACAATAGAAGCACAGGAAGAATTAGCTTAGGGTGGTTTAAATAGCCTGCAATGGATAGACTCACTCCATATAAAAAAGACCCTGCAAGCATTAGTGGGAATGTTCCGACTTTTTTTGATAGTCTTGCAAACGGATAAGATAAAAGGCTCATCGGTATGAGAACTGCCGCCAGAAAAAATCCTACTTGTCCTGAATTCAAAGAAAGAGATTCTCTTAGGTGAATATTGAAAGTAGTTACAAAAAATCCGACCGTGAATCTATCAATAAAATTATAAATATAAGGAATCAGAAAATATTTATTTTGAGAGAGGGCTTTTTTCCATTTTGCAAATGTTACTTTTTCGTGAAAATGGATCGGGTGGTCTTTTAAGTAGATAAAGGAAATTATACCAATTGCAAACATTATTCCTGAGGCTGTATAAATTGGGATATATGGGTTTTGTCTTCCAAGAATTCCGAGTGGTGAGCCGATCCCTACTCCGAGAGACAGAAGCATCCCGGCAAGCCCCATGAGTATTCCTTTTTTATAGTGGGTTGGATTTGAGTTATCATTCTCTTTGTCAGTGATGGAGGAGAGCAAAAGCCCGATAACGAAAATATGACAGATCCCTTCAAAGAATCTGGCAAACTGAAGAATGGTGATTTCTCTTGTTCCTCCGAGAATTAAAAAACAGATTCCGTCTAAAATTGCAAAAATCGAAATAAAAGTCCTTCTATTCTTAAACTTATCAGAAAAAAACCCGGCTATAGGGGAAAACAAAAACGATCCAAGCATGGCGATGCTCATAAATAGAGAGACCATAAAGTTGTTTCCGCCATGAATATCTTTTATAATATCTTTGAAAACCGGCACAATCATAGTAACCGGAAGCATTGTAAAAAAAATCAGGAATAAATGAAGAAGCGGGACTTTGTTTGGGTCTGAAAAATAATTTTTCTTCATCATAATCCCAGTAAATATACTTAAATCAATCAGTCAATTGATTTTGATTCTCAAATAGAAACTGAATTAGTTTATTCGCAAGTTTGTCTATTTAGTTTCTGTTGGGTGGCTTTCAGTTTTAGAGTCAAAAATATTGTCTTTTTTGAAAATTAACTCCATCTGAAATGGAGCTTGCACATATTTAGACGGGTCTGTTTCATAAGAAATATAAGCCAAGTATTTTTGAAACTTTATAATGTACATGTATTCTTTATAGGGCAAGTAACCAAGAACATCTTTGATTCCGCGAACCCAAATACTTTCAGGAGTGACTTTTTCGTATTGAACAGATTTTGCGGTAATCTGAGGGAGTAAGTCTTTGCAAGCAGGGTAGTCTCTTTTATTAATTTCTGTTTTGAACGTTTTAATAAGATTAAATTCTAACTTTTCTTTTTTGAGTTTTGCAGAATCAGGAAGAGTAGTAAAATAATATTCGTAGTATTCCTTATCCATGACCGTAGCTTGATCAGAGTCTTTTTTTTGCTCTTTAGGTTGATTGTTTTCCGTAGAATTGGAAGGTTGATCTTTTTTTTCGTTTACAGTCGCATTTTGCTTGTCTTGAGCAAATATTCCAATTGAAATAGCTAAAAATAAAAGAGTTGTTCTCATATCTACCTCATATTATCGGCTTATACTGCAATAAAATAAAATACTTGTAAAGAATTTTATTTTTTTTGTTCGACGAAATTTGAGCATAAATATATCGTATTTTAAAAACTGAGTGCAAAATCTAAATGTTTGGCAAAGATTCGAAAATATTAAACGTAGGTATCGCAGAGATAAAAATTGGTAAAAGTCCCGATGTGCTTAGGACTACCTTAGGGTCTTGCATTGGGGTCGTTTTGTATGAGCCTGTAAAGAAAATAGGAGCAATCTCTCATATTATGTTGGCTAAGGATCCTACCGGAAAGGATAGTTTAAAGACCCCCGGAAAATACGGAGAAACTGCTCTACCCTTGGTGATTAAAGCTATGGAGGGGGAAGGTTGCAAAATCGGTACATTTTATGCTCGGATTTTTGGC containing:
- a CDS encoding ParA family protein, with the protein product MEIIAITNQKGGEGKTTTSLNLSEGLARRGLKTLLVDIDPQANSSGIYLSPEKLEKSMYNVFNSSLKLKDIIVPTSRKNLFLAPSKQNLAEMEVVSNNSVEAPYILRDALQTIPDFEFIVIDCPPSLSIFTINALVASKHIIIPLQAEKFSVDGILGLQQTINSIKKRINPDLGVLGALITQLKPQTLLTKTILPVLDKYFKIFEHSISDGVAVGESHLAKKSIYDYNKSSRQAQEYEGFIEEILHELKK
- a CDS encoding ParB/RepB/Spo0J family partition protein, whose amino-acid sequence is MSSKSKRLGSLADVFQAENLEGTVRKIKIDKIHPAENQPRQERQKGIGELAESLKQDGLLQPIVVTKKISDEFYTIIAGERRYHAAKLLGWSEIECKILDRDKKETYRIAIIENLQRENLSPYEEIEAISYLKKQYLYTDQELGGIFGKSRNYMTEILSISSLSPEEIKICKDLKIDNKNLLIQAVLSSKKGVFHEFIQMFSNGQISTVKEAKNFNKEKKIQNPILKNTNYDITKKENTIIIKSDDKESLNEIYKFVKKELAKNYP
- a CDS encoding helix-turn-helix domain-containing protein, yielding MSTPLDFFCLKLITGGEMTEGHSYIKLMSDIIDSGTWGELSSAARSLYPVLLKFSDQNFKPVWPNTETLMRLTGFKSKKSIIEGKRDLAQKGLIQFKSGTGHSSSKYFFSFAYKNSKIEPQGWKNGYPGGGGGSASEAEKEISMESPGRNPNNINITITNNQKVPYLKEKNSENKLSANSLIDEFGSQIFAIATEKAQAKGLEKNYAYIQAICKSELEKSLKFNQTKKEESPQPIIAPSWEGFLEWAKKYLPNSSINYFRNLDIHFEGRTIFIKGEVPVFQKQILYKFFTEEVTPSILVVFSDSFEKKENRLEYFR
- a CDS encoding discoidin domain-containing protein, whose protein sequence is MPDTSIRISHSQLQKIQKITAKGKYKLHEGVLESYIEDSENPDNSVVIFNFSEEVYFNSIQFSITENDKKYSPHFFRFEISKDGIVWEPIIQEVDFRKNAKSNNIWTFSLVSANYIKFISKLNLSSEEKKYKISFSNLKIMISGAVKLTASSENDRLWVKENLIDGRKDYGWSSKEKDSPGEESFTLDLGSVNKINELRLLTRNSTETNFPEHFSLFYSEDDLSWFQLMEEPKFFSEPGMWYRWRFLPVNFRFLKFVSYEELRHNKKQYVSQVVEIELYAAPDFIDLSKKEKAEPLPYASILRSGLVRFATEGEAKSGVAVQASDPRLRDATIEFKGIVELASDGEEKPGVVVQGNDKRLKPATDEFRGLVRFAKNGETRTGTAVQGDDDRLKPATTSDYGIVKLAEDGETRSGVVVQGNDNRLKKATKKNYGLVVLADHEESSPEKVVTSDDPRIKNANTEKTGILRFASNGEDSSFAAVQGNDNRLKKATTESYGIVELASDGEAKPEKVVQGNDRRLKLATTNEPGIVLLSEHGSTTSNKVVIADDPRLCDKREPVPHTHEYSMIGHDFNSHSGLIKLNGKESNQQKSIVSPSINQGVIFGKNESEQGSGIVGVGGEEGVLGFSPHYGVSGYSNGKENSAGVLGVSHFSHGAIFISQREYALFANGNGLKSKDIQGSGKAILAEGDSLFKGLVQIQTKNGNDCIARYFPIVKGDVIAEGDLLVTSSEEGRLSKSKTAYSTRVIGVAIQSESLVLGEKIENSMAVGMFGVVRLNVDASDGEIVPGDILVSSISPGHAVKADLNKTKIGMIVGKSLGYCKKGKSTIQAMVSIG
- the metF gene encoding methylenetetrahydrofolate reductase [NAD(P)H], which translates into the protein MKKISDILKQSNTCLFSFEFFPPKTNEGEIKFFQTLKEISKLNPAFVSVTYGAGGSTKEKTIELSEKINKENMFPAMCHFTCVSVNSEQIEKTLHEINSKGISNLMALRGDPPAGEGIFQKTTGGFSNATELIQFIKEKKFNFSIAGGCYPEKHPETKTMEEEIFFLSKKVEAGAEFLITQLFFSNPVFEKYRELAIRSNVEVPIIPGIMPITDFKQIERFKKMTGCNIPENFVSRLEKFKENPDDFLKVSLDFTTHQCLELMKSGVKGLHFYTLNQSKTSYEIVKNLT
- a CDS encoding 1,4-dihydroxy-6-naphthoate synthase, with protein sequence MQQKLTLAYSPCPNDTFLFFHLIHELQSDFLKFIEELHDVEELNKSAEIAKYDITKLSFAKYFQVMDKYILLNTGSALGQNCGPILIKKKDSSTLDPVGQSILVPGLNTTANLLLSLYLKNNFTPIPIRYDKIIPQMEQENYSLGVIIHEERFTFEKRGFEKLIDLGEWWEKETNCPIPLGAIAIKRSISKNIQNQVDKALRNSLEFAWKYPSKTKEYILKHSQSISEEVVNEHINLYVNQFTKNLGEKGRGAVQTLYRKAIESGVAKENKSLQLFLDQEI
- a CDS encoding NRDE family protein; translation: MCTSVIYRDLENQSIFLGFNRDESVKRKKAISPSIEKINDVEVLCPKDGDYGGTWIGVNSTGEIFAILNFYEAQLKILRNPVSRGLLLRSVLFKEIALDGIDAQGLVKYYPFRIIKINYSTVMLFEWNGESIHTQEDAGKWQVFGSSFTLGKKAEIERRRLFEEKFLPDIKNFQDMENTSIRFLTSHIPEAGALSPCMHRREARTVSQTLITLRKNVVSMKYKNSPPCETEEFENFSMPIVGH
- a CDS encoding MFS transporter, with protein sequence MMKKNYFSDPNKVPLLHLFLIFFTMLPVTMIVPVFKDIIKDIHGGNNFMVSLFMSIAMLGSFLFSPIAGFFSDKFKNRRTFISIFAILDGICFLILGGTREITILQFARFFEGICHIFVIGLLLSSITDKENDNSNPTHYKKGILMGLAGMLLSLGVGIGSPLGILGRQNPYIPIYTASGIMFAIGIISFIYLKDHPIHFHEKVTFAKWKKALSQNKYFLIPYIYNFIDRFTVGFFVTTFNIHLRESLSLNSGQVGFFLAAVLIPMSLLSYPFARLSKKVGTFPLMLAGSFLYGVSLSIAGYLNHPKLILPVLLLCGIGAGVMFVPSMMSASLMAPKGYNASVMSGFTGVGSIGFMLGPLVSVFLENYLNTNISSEHNFGFLSTFFGGLEVLVVLLTFPLYKKMKEASK
- a CDS encoding chemotaxis protein CheD; the protein is MFGKDSKILNVGIAEIKIGKSPDVLRTTLGSCIGVVLYEPVKKIGAISHIMLAKDPTGKDSLKTPGKYGETALPLVIKAMEGEGCKIGTFYARIFGGASMFKGINSNFLQNIGENNIQITKEILQSKNIPIIVEDIGGHDGRTISLYLDDGRILLKKGGVEKYLYKVK